A stretch of the Cyprinus carpio isolate SPL01 chromosome B4, ASM1834038v1, whole genome shotgun sequence genome encodes the following:
- the LOC122137084 gene encoding gastrula zinc finger protein XlCGF7.1-like, which translates to MKNEETFKHEDTEEQTDLMTRKEESQELNEKEDHFQHEKYNFMTGQKSFSCSHTEKTSQKRAQKTANRSYFICQQCGKSFTEKSNLKTHMRIHSGEKPYTCSHCGKSFTYKQHLDDHMRIHTGEKPYTCQQCGKSFIQKGHLRDHMRTHSGEKPYTCNLCGKSFIRKSNLNKHMRIHTGEKPFICSQCGKSFTFKQHLDDHMRIHTGEKPYTCQQCGKSFTQKGNLMKHVKSHT; encoded by the exons atgaagaatgaagaaacattcaaacatgaagatactgaggaacaaacag ACCTGATGACACggaaagaggagagtcaagaactCAATGAAAAGGAAGATCATTTTCAGCATGAGAAATATAATTTCATGACTGGACAAAAATCCTTTAGTTGCTCACATACTGAAAAGACTTCACAAAAAAGAGCTCAAAAGACAGCAAATAGAAGTTATTTCATCTGCCAACAGTGCGGGAAAAGCTTTACTGAAAAATCAAACCTTAAAacccacatgagaattcacagtggagaaaaaccttacacaTGTTCTcattgtggaaaaagttttacatataaacaacatCTTGAtgaccacatgagaattcacactggagaaaagccttacacctgccaacaatgtggaaagagtttcattcaAAAAGGACACCTTAGAGACCACATGAGAACTCactctggagagaaaccttacacctgcaatctgtgtggaaagagcttcattCGAAAATCAAACCTTAACaagcacatgagaattcacactggagagaaacctttcataTGTtctcaatgtggaaaaagttttacatttaaacaacacCTCGAtgaccacatgagaattcacactggagagaaaccttacacctgccaacaatgtggaaagagtttcactcagaAAGGAAACCTTATGAAACACGTTAAGTCTCACACTTGA